In the genome of Tsukamurella paurometabola DSM 20162, the window CCGCCGCGGCGCGCTCCGGGTCGACGTGGATCCACTGGTGATCGCCCGTGGCATCGGCGAACAGGTTGACCCGATCCTGGTCGATGGTGAGCCAGTCGGTAGTCCCCATCGGCGTGCCGACGAGGCCGAGCAGATCGGTGGGGGTGGCGACAGTGGTGCTCATGGACTTCTCCGTATCGGTTGTCGGTGATCAGTTCTCGAGCACGAAGGTGCCCGGCGCCGGGGCGAGCGGCTCGTAGCCGGGCGCCCCGAGCTGGGTCGGCGCATCGACCTCGGCGCCGCCGCGTTCGGTGAGCCATTCGAGGTGGTGCGGCCACCACGAACCGGACTGCTTGTCGGCGCTCTCGAACCACTCCTCGGGTGTCTGACCCTGCAGCACGGGTGCGGTGCGGAAGGAGGACTTCGGGTTGCCGGGCGGGTTCACCAGCGACGCGATGTGGCCGGCGGTGGAGAGCACGTAGGTGTTGTCCTTGCTGCCGAGCAGCGCCGCGCTGCGCTCCGTGGCCTGCCAGGGGCAGATGTGATCGGAGATGCCGCCCAGCACGTAGGCGTCGCATTCGATCTTGGACAGGTCCACGGGGGTGCCCATCATGCTCTGCTCACCCGGAGTGACCAGGGTGTTGTTCAGACCCATGAGCACCATGTCCTTGTGCAGCGACGCCGTCATCCGAGTGGTGTCGGCGTTCCAGAACAGCACGTCGAACGGCGCCGGCGACTTGCCCTCGATGTAGTTGTTCACCCAGTACCGCCACACCAGGTCGGTCGGGCGCAGCCAGGCGAACATCTCGGCCATGGCGGCACCGTCGAGGTAGCCCTGGTTGGCCGATGAGCGGATCGCGGCATCGGCCGCCTTCTGGCTGGCGAGCGCCGAGCCCAGTCCGGCGTGGCTCTGGTCGAGCACGGTCACGCCCAGGGTCAGACCGGCGATCCGGTCGCCGTGGCCGTTCGCGAACAGGCTGGCCATCACCATCGAGGTGAGAATGCCGCCCGAGCACGTGGCGAAGACGTGCGCCTTATCGGAACCGGTGATCACCTGCAGCGCGTCCAGGGCACGCACGATCGCGGCCCCGTACTCGTCGAATCCCCAATCCCGATGCTCCGCAGAAGGATTGCGCCACGACACGGCGAACACCTGCTGCCCGCCCTTGAGGTAGTACTCGATCAGGCTGCGGCCGGGCGCGATGTCCATGATGTAGAACTTGTTGATCACCGGTGGCACCATGAGCAGCGGCACCTCACGCACCTGCTTGGTCTGCGGCGCATAGTGAATCAGTTCGAACATCGGGGTGCGCAACACCACGGTTCCCTTGGTCACGGCCAAGGTCTCGCCCACCTTGTAAGCGTCGGGCTCGATCATCGCGGGGATACGCGGGTGCTTGGCCATATCGCGCACGAAGGCCTTCGCGCCGCGCACCGCCGAGAGGCCACCGGTGTCGATGAGCGCCTTCCAGCCCGATGGGTTGAGTCCGGGAATGTTGGTGGGCGCCGCGCCCTCGATCACGTTGTCGAGCACGAACCGCATGCGCTCGGCATCCTTCCAGTCGAGATCGGCGTCCTCGTACAGCTGGTCAGCGGTGTCCGAAGCCGCCAGATAAGCCTGTTCCACCCGGCGCAACAGCGGGTTCTGCGTCCAGGCCGGGTCGGCGAACCGGCGGTCCCCCTTCTTGGGCGCGCGCTGGCTCTTGCCCGCCGCGATGAGGCCGAGCTCCTTGGCCAGTCCGGCTCCGCGCTCGGCCACGGTCACGGGCTTACCGGCCAGCGACTGCGCCATCCGCGCCCAGGAGGCGTTCGGCATCATCCTTGCCGCGAACGACTTGGTCGAGTTCACCAGCAGCATGTCCAGCGGGGCGCCGAGTTCATCGGCGGCGTTCGAATCGTCGGAGTACTTGGTATCGGTCATTTTCCGTGATCCTTCGTATCAGGCGGTGAACTGGTCAGGGACGGCGATATCGCGTTTCTGGACCTTGCCGGTGGCATTCTTGGGAAGCTCGGCGAGCAACCAGACGTGGCGCGGGTACTTGTACGAGGCGACGCGTTCCTTGACGTAGTCACGGATCTCGTCGACGGTGAGCGCGACGCCGGCCTTGAGGGCGATGGCAGCGCCCACCTCCTCGCCGAGCGTGTCGTGCGGAATACCGACGACGGCGGCCTCCGCCACGGCGGGATGCCCGTAGAGCACCTCTTCGATCTCGCGCGGGTACACGTTGAGCCCGCCGCGGATGATCATCTCCTTCTTGCGGTCGACGATCGAGAAGTAGCCGTCGGCGTCGACGATGCCGATGTCGCCGGTGGAGAACCAGCCGTCGGCGTCGATGGCGTCGGCGGTGGCCTCGGGAAGATTCCAGTAGCCCTTCATGATGTTGTGCCCACGCACCTGGACCTCACCGCGTTCGCCCTGCGGCACTTCGTTACCGGAGTCGTCCACACAGCGCATCTGCACGCCCTCGATGGGGGTTCCGATGGTGCCCGGCTTGCGCGGCTTATCGGGATGGTTGAAGCAGGCGACCGGCGAGGTCTCGGACAGGCCGTAGCCCTCCATGATGATCGCGTTGAAGGCGGCCTCGAAGTCGGTGATCACCTGCAACGGCAGTGCCGCTCCGCCCGAACCACAGGCTCGCAGCGAGGACACGTCGTCGCCGGGCTGCAGCGCGGCGACCAGCGCGGCGTACATGGTCGGCACACCGAGGAAGACGGTCACCTTGTCGCGCCCGATCACCTCGATCGCCTTGCGGGGTTCGAACCGCGGGATCAGGGTGAGGGTCGAGCCGAAGCGGACGGCGGCGTTGAGGCCGCAGGTGAGGCCGAAGACGTGGAACAGCGGCAGGCAGCCCATCATCACATCGTCGCCGGTGAGGTGCAGCAGGGTGCGGCCCGAGATCTCGCAGTTCATGCCGAGTCCCTGGTGGGTCAGCTCGGCGCCCTTGGGCTTTCCGGTGGTGCCGGAGGTGTGCAGGATGACCGCGGTGTCGTCGCCGTCGCGGGGCTCCACCGGGGCGGTGGGCTCGTACTTGGCGAGCAGGGTGGCGAGGGCGGCGTCGTCGCCGAAGTGGCACGCGGCACCCGCGGCGCGGGCGCCGGCCTCGGCGTCGTCGGCGAAGACCGGAGTGGCGAACAGCGCCTTGGAGCCGGTGTTGGCCAGGTAGTACTCCACCTCGGCGGCCTTGAGCAGCGGGTTCATCGGAACGGCGACGGCACCGCGGCGCATGATCCCGTAGAAGACGATGGCGAAGGCCGGGGTGTTGGGGAGCATGATGCCCACGCGATCGCCGGGTTCGATGCCCTGCTCGGCCAGGTAGGTGGCGAATCGGGCGGAGG includes:
- a CDS encoding PHA/PHB synthase family protein; the protein is MTDTKYSDDSNAADELGAPLDMLLVNSTKSFAARMMPNASWARMAQSLAGKPVTVAERGAGLAKELGLIAAGKSQRAPKKGDRRFADPAWTQNPLLRRVEQAYLAASDTADQLYEDADLDWKDAERMRFVLDNVIEGAAPTNIPGLNPSGWKALIDTGGLSAVRGAKAFVRDMAKHPRIPAMIEPDAYKVGETLAVTKGTVVLRTPMFELIHYAPQTKQVREVPLLMVPPVINKFYIMDIAPGRSLIEYYLKGGQQVFAVSWRNPSAEHRDWGFDEYGAAIVRALDALQVITGSDKAHVFATCSGGILTSMVMASLFANGHGDRIAGLTLGVTVLDQSHAGLGSALASQKAADAAIRSSANQGYLDGAAMAEMFAWLRPTDLVWRYWVNNYIEGKSPAPFDVLFWNADTTRMTASLHKDMVLMGLNNTLVTPGEQSMMGTPVDLSKIECDAYVLGGISDHICPWQATERSAALLGSKDNTYVLSTAGHIASLVNPPGNPKSSFRTAPVLQGQTPEEWFESADKQSGSWWPHHLEWLTERGGAEVDAPTQLGAPGYEPLAPAPGTFVLEN
- a CDS encoding long-chain-fatty-acid--CoA ligase, yielding MTNLAENLTAAAAARPDALALKCDDLEFSYAAFDDASARFATYLAEQGIEPGDRVGIMLPNTPAFAIVFYGIMRRGAVAVPMNPLLKAAEVEYYLANTGSKALFATPVFADDAEAGARAAGAACHFGDDAALATLLAKYEPTAPVEPRDGDDTAVILHTSGTTGKPKGAELTHQGLGMNCEISGRTLLHLTGDDVMMGCLPLFHVFGLTCGLNAAVRFGSTLTLIPRFEPRKAIEVIGRDKVTVFLGVPTMYAALVAALQPGDDVSSLRACGSGGAALPLQVITDFEAAFNAIIMEGYGLSETSPVACFNHPDKPRKPGTIGTPIEGVQMRCVDDSGNEVPQGERGEVQVRGHNIMKGYWNLPEATADAIDADGWFSTGDIGIVDADGYFSIVDRKKEMIIRGGLNVYPREIEEVLYGHPAVAEAAVVGIPHDTLGEEVGAAIALKAGVALTVDEIRDYVKERVASYKYPRHVWLLAELPKNATGKVQKRDIAVPDQFTA